The Listeria sp. PSOL-1 genome includes a region encoding these proteins:
- the pgsA gene encoding CDP-diacylglycerol--glycerol-3-phosphate 3-phosphatidyltransferase codes for MNLPNKLTVARIILIPIFVILCVVPFHFGSISWLGSTIRVTSLIATLIFIIAALTDWFDGHLARKYHLITNFGKFADPMADKLLVTAAFIVLVEMQIAPAWVIILIISRELAVTGLRLLLVEAGEVMAAGQLGKIKTFTQMIAIPLMLLNNFPFAWSGIRVDLIFLYVCAFFAVWSGIDYFYRNRGIFKGSM; via the coding sequence ATGAATTTACCTAATAAGCTTACTGTAGCGCGTATAATTTTAATCCCTATTTTTGTTATTTTGTGTGTTGTTCCATTTCATTTTGGAAGTATTTCATGGCTTGGTTCCACTATCCGGGTGACGAGTTTAATCGCAACGCTTATTTTTATTATAGCTGCTCTTACTGACTGGTTTGATGGTCATCTGGCTAGGAAGTATCATCTAATTACAAATTTTGGGAAATTTGCTGATCCAATGGCTGATAAATTACTTGTGACTGCGGCTTTTATTGTTTTAGTTGAAATGCAGATTGCACCGGCTTGGGTCATCATTTTAATTATTAGTCGTGAACTAGCTGTTACTGGACTTCGATTGCTCTTGGTTGAGGCTGGAGAAGTGATGGCAGCAGGTCAACTTGGTAAGATTAAAACATTTACACAAATGATTGCTATTCCATTAATGTTACTTAATAATTTTCCATTTGCTTGGAGTGGTATTCGTGTAGATTTAATTTTCTTATACGTTTGTGCCTTTTTTGCGGTTTGGTCCGGTATTGATTATTTTTATAGAAATCGTGGTATTTTTAAGGGATCCATGTAA
- a CDS encoding competence/damage-inducible protein A produces MKKAEIIAVGTELLLGQIINSNATFLAKELAGLGVYTYYQTVVGDNRERLLEVIKVAESRSDFLIFTGGLGPTEDDITKQVLAEYLGKSLIIDAEHLQKIAHYFTANKRKMTQNNQLQALVIQGAQVLKNDVGFAAGMYLTENKHAYFLLPGPPSEMQPMFTNYAKPIILGLNDEMVHLESRILHFFGIGESKLADDLSDLISKQRNPTIATYASQDEVEIRITATANTKEEALQLLDETELKILKKERTYFYGYGNTSLKEVVSKELLEKKITISAAESLTAGLFQAELASIPGISKIFAGGMVTYSEEIKHHLLKVRQDVIEQEGVVSAACAKEMADHIRLACQTEMGISFTGAVGPDGLGGHPAGTVWIGLSVSGFETTAYLFKFGKDRNMNRRKAVKQGFQVIRNFLDKLKD; encoded by the coding sequence ATGAAAAAAGCAGAAATCATTGCTGTTGGAACTGAACTTCTTCTTGGACAAATCATCAATTCAAACGCCACTTTTTTAGCAAAAGAACTTGCTGGATTAGGGGTTTATACGTATTATCAGACCGTTGTAGGAGATAATCGTGAACGACTTTTAGAAGTAATTAAAGTTGCAGAATCAAGAAGCGATTTTCTTATTTTTACTGGAGGACTTGGACCAACAGAAGACGATATCACAAAGCAAGTTTTAGCTGAATATCTCGGTAAAAGTCTTATCATCGATGCAGAACACCTCCAAAAAATAGCGCATTACTTTACAGCCAATAAGCGCAAAATGACACAAAACAATCAGTTGCAAGCGTTGGTTATTCAAGGCGCACAAGTTTTAAAAAATGATGTCGGTTTTGCTGCTGGCATGTATTTGACTGAGAATAAACATGCTTATTTCTTACTTCCAGGTCCACCTTCTGAAATGCAGCCAATGTTTACAAACTATGCGAAACCGATTATCCTCGGGCTAAATGATGAAATGGTTCATTTAGAATCACGTATACTGCATTTTTTTGGGATAGGGGAATCGAAGCTAGCCGATGATTTAAGCGATTTAATTTCCAAACAAAGGAATCCAACAATTGCGACATATGCTAGTCAAGATGAAGTAGAAATCAGAATTACTGCTACTGCCAATACGAAAGAAGAAGCTTTGCAATTATTAGATGAGACTGAATTGAAGATACTTAAAAAAGAAAGGACTTATTTTTATGGCTACGGAAATACGTCATTAAAAGAAGTCGTTTCTAAAGAATTGTTAGAAAAAAAGATAACGATTTCAGCTGCTGAAAGTTTAACTGCTGGATTGTTTCAAGCAGAACTTGCCAGCATTCCCGGTATTTCAAAAATTTTTGCAGGTGGCATGGTAACTTATAGCGAAGAGATAAAGCACCATTTGTTAAAGGTTAGGCAAGATGTGATTGAGCAAGAAGGTGTTGTTAGTGCAGCTTGTGCTAAAGAGATGGCCGATCATATACGTTTAGCTTGTCAAACTGAAATGGGGATTAGTTTTACTGGTGCTGTCGGTCCAGATGGTCTCGGAGGGCATCCTGCTGGCACAGTTTGGATTGGGTTAAGTGTGAGTGGTTTTGAAACAACGGCCTATTTATTTAAATTTGGAAAAGATCGTAATATGAATCGTCGAAAAGCAGTAAAACAAGGGTTTCAAGTGATTCGTAATTTTTTAGATAAACTTAAGGATTAA